A segment of the Fusobacterium ulcerans genome:
AGTTTTTATTTATCTCAAATAACCCTTTGCTTTTAATTCTTTCTCTATCAGTTCTAAAACCTCTTCACTGTCTGAATAGACTGTATGAAAATGTTTATCATATGTTAAATTTTTTAGTGGAGTTGATTCTCCATTTTCAATAGCTTTTATAAGCTCCTGAACTTTTCTTCTGGAATTAATTCCTAATTCAGCTTTTAAATTCCCATAAATTTCATGCTGAACAAAAACATCATCTACTATTCCACCTAAATCAACAATAGTATTAAGTTCATCTTCTATTTGATTATCAGAATGACATACAGGAAATACCTTACTGAAAAATTTAGTTGCTTTATAAATATATCCTCTTGTTGTTGAAAAAATATCATAATTTTCTGCACGAAGAAGAGCTATATCCTGAACTATTACCTGACGACTCACATCAAATTTTTTAGCTAGTTCAGTTCCGGATATAGGTTCTTTCATTGATTTTATTAAATTTAAAATTTCATAACGTCTTTCTTTTCCAATCATAATATTTCCTCTTTTCACTAATTTTTATAGGACACAAAGATTTTTCAAGGATACATCAAGTATTGGGGCAGAATGAGTAAGAGCTCCACTGGAAATATAGTCAACTCCTGTTTCTATAACAGTTTTTATATTTTCTTTGGTGATATTTCCAGAGCATTCTGTTTCAGCTTTTCTAGCAGCCATAGCCACAGCTTTTTTCATCATTTCAGGAGTCATATTATCAAGCATAATTATATCTGCTCCTGCATCCAAAGCTTCCTTCATCATTTCCAGATTTTCAACCTCTACCTCTATTTTTCTCACAAAAGAAGTATATTCCTTTGCCATTTTTATAGCTTCTGCTACTCCTCCAGCTGCATTTATATGATTATCCTTTAATAGTATTCCATCTGAAAGATTATAACGATGATTATATCCCCCACCCATTTTTACTGCATATTTTTCAAAGATACGCATATTGGGAGTAGTTTTTCTTGTATCCAGAAGTTTTACTGAACTTCCTTCCAGTAATTTTACCACATTATTTGTATAAGTTGCAATACCACTCATACGTTGAAGAAAATTAAGTGCTGTTCTTTCCCCAGAAAGAAGTACTCTTACATCCCCTTCAATTTCTGCAATAATATCTTTATTTTTTACACTGTCTCCATCTTTAAAATACATTTTAACAGAAATATTTTCATCTAAAAGTTCAAAAGTACGTTTGAATATATGAAGTCCAGCAACAATACCATCCTGTTTACATATAAGCTGGACTCTTCCATTTTTCTTTTCTCTCATAACAGAATTGGTAGTTATATCCTCACTTGATATATCTTCTCTAAGAGCCATCAAAATTAACTCATCAACATTTAATTTTGTTGTTATCATATTCATAGATTTTTCTCCTTTTGAATTTTATCTTTTTCTATCTCTTCAAAAATTATCTCTTTATATTCCCTGATTAACTTATCTGTATCTTTATATTTTTTCTCATTAAACTCAAATTTCTCTAATACTGATTCATTTTTCTGAGAGCACACATCTTCTGCTGCTCTTTTTCCAAAGACAAGAGTCTCAAGAAGTGAATTACTTGCAAGACGATTAGCTCCATGTACTCCATTACAGCTTGTTTCTCCTACTGCATACAGATTTTTCATAGATGTCCTGCTGTTTAGATCTACTTCTATTCCTCCCATGAAATAATGCTGGGCAGGGACTACAGGAATACATTCCTTTTCTACATCATAACCTTCTTCCAGACATTTTTTTACAATATTTGGAAATCTCTTTTTAATATCTATTCCTTTTTTTATAACAGGTCTCATATCAAGCCAGACATGATTAGTTCCATCTTTTTCCATTTGTTCCAGTATTTTCTTTGTAAGCTTGTCTCTTGGTATAAGTTCATCAGCAAAACGATTATATTCTTTGTCATATAGAAAAGCCCCTTCTCCTCTTACTGATTCTGAAATCAAAAATTTTCTCTCATGTTTTTTAGAATAAAGAGTTGTTGGATGGATTTGTATATAACTTATATCTTTTAATTTTATATCATTTTTTATTGCTATTCCTAAAGCATCTCCAGTTAAATGAGGAAAATTTGTAGAGTTTTCATATATTCCCCCTAAACCTCCTGTTGCAAGAACTGTATATTTTGAATAAACAGGGAATATTTTTCCCTGTTCATTCTTCAAAACAACTCCCCCGCATATATTATTTTCAGAAATGATATCAACCATCATGATTTTTGTTAAAATTGTAATATTTTTTCTTTCCCTTACTTTTTTCAGTAACTTTTCTGTTATCTCTTTTCCTGTTACATCTTTATGATAGAGTATGCGAGGCTTAGAATGAGCCCCTTCACGAGTATATAAAAGTTCTCCATCTTTATTTGTAAAATCAACCCCAAAGTCTATTAATTCATTTATAATATTTCTAGATGAATTTATCATTAATTTTACAGCATCTTCACTGTTTTTATAGTGTCCTGCTTCCAATGTATCTTCCAGAAAACTTTCAAAATCATCTTTATCTTTTAAAACACATATTCCCCCTTGTGCCAGAAAAGAATCGCTCTCTTCAAGTTCTGATTTTGTAACCATTAAAATATTTTTATCTTCAGG
Coding sequences within it:
- a CDS encoding L-aspartate oxidase — encoded protein: MKNNYDVVIVGTGAGGCFTALHFPEDKNILMVTKSELEESDSFLAQGGICVLKDKDDFESFLEDTLEAGHYKNSEDAVKLMINSSRNIINELIDFGVDFTNKDGELLYTREGAHSKPRILYHKDVTGKEITEKLLKKVRERKNITILTKIMMVDIISENNICGGVVLKNEQGKIFPVYSKYTVLATGGLGGIYENSTNFPHLTGDALGIAIKNDIKLKDISYIQIHPTTLYSKKHERKFLISESVRGEGAFLYDKEYNRFADELIPRDKLTKKILEQMEKDGTNHVWLDMRPVIKKGIDIKKRFPNIVKKCLEEGYDVEKECIPVVPAQHYFMGGIEVDLNSRTSMKNLYAVGETSCNGVHGANRLASNSLLETLVFGKRAAEDVCSQKNESVLEKFEFNEKKYKDTDKLIREYKEIIFEEIEKDKIQKEKNL
- the nadC gene encoding carboxylating nicotinate-nucleotide diphosphorylase — its product is MNMITTKLNVDELILMALREDISSEDITTNSVMREKKNGRVQLICKQDGIVAGLHIFKRTFELLDENISVKMYFKDGDSVKNKDIIAEIEGDVRVLLSGERTALNFLQRMSGIATYTNNVVKLLEGSSVKLLDTRKTTPNMRIFEKYAVKMGGGYNHRYNLSDGILLKDNHINAAGGVAEAIKMAKEYTSFVRKIEVEVENLEMMKEALDAGADIIMLDNMTPEMMKKAVAMAARKAETECSGNITKENIKTVIETGVDYISSGALTHSAPILDVSLKNLCVL
- a CDS encoding transcription repressor NadR, whose protein sequence is MIGKERRYEILNLIKSMKEPISGTELAKKFDVSRQVIVQDIALLRAENYDIFSTTRGYIYKATKFFSKVFPVCHSDNQIEDELNTIVDLGGIVDDVFVQHEIYGNLKAELGINSRRKVQELIKAIENGESTPLKNLTYDKHFHTVYSDSEEVLELIEKELKAKGYLR